The following proteins come from a genomic window of Pararhodobacter sp.:
- a CDS encoding DUF6900 domain-containing protein: MNTKTTPAKAPSEALLLEIASKHFHSIETLETQNSDRLDFHDVAVWAIRAALEAAYAAGVTAATKR, from the coding sequence ATGAACACCAAGACCACCCCCGCCAAAGCCCCCAGCGAAGCCCTGCTGCTGGAGATCGCCAGCAAGCATTTCCACAGCATCGAGACGCTGGAGACCCAAAACAGCGACCGGCTGGACTTCCACGATGTCGCCGTCTGGGCGATCCGTGCAGCACTTGAAGCGGCCTACGCTGCGGGCGTCACCGCCGCGACGAAGCGCTGA
- a CDS encoding site-specific DNA-methyltransferase: protein MDLVFAPSQIETWPLDRLRPYARNAKIHGTDQVAKIAASMAKFGWTVPCLVADDGELIAGHGRVLAAIMLGLKDVPVIRLGHLDEAERRAYRIADNKLTELGEWDEAMLRDEIAGLLAEDFDLSLLGIADEDLDALLRDPDQVDGGAVEGEDDIPEPPVTPVSVAGDLWQLGSHRLICGDSTSAEVVGRLLGDVKPLLMVTDPPYGVEYDPSWRNQAGAAKTKRTGKVLNDDRADWREAWSLFPGDVAYVWHGALHAATVAESLVAAGFAVRSQIIWAKDRLVLSRGDYHWQHEPCWYAVKKTGKGHWAGDRKQTTLWHISGKDQDATTVHGTQKPVECMRRPILNNSSPGQAVFEPFMGSGTTLIAAETTGRVCFGIELNPAYVDVAIERWQQFTGANAVLADTGETFADLKAKRLAA, encoded by the coding sequence ATGGACCTGGTCTTTGCGCCGAGCCAGATCGAGACTTGGCCTCTCGACCGGCTGCGCCCTTACGCCCGCAATGCCAAGATCCACGGCACGGACCAGGTCGCCAAGATCGCCGCCAGCATGGCCAAGTTCGGCTGGACCGTGCCGTGCCTTGTGGCCGACGATGGCGAACTGATCGCCGGGCATGGCCGGGTGTTGGCCGCCATCATGCTTGGGCTGAAGGACGTGCCGGTGATCCGGCTCGGCCACCTCGATGAAGCCGAGCGCCGGGCCTACCGGATCGCCGACAACAAGCTGACCGAGCTGGGCGAATGGGACGAGGCGATGCTGCGCGACGAAATCGCGGGGCTGCTGGCCGAGGATTTCGACCTGTCGCTGCTCGGCATCGCCGATGAGGATCTGGACGCCCTGCTGCGCGATCCTGATCAGGTGGATGGCGGCGCGGTCGAGGGTGAGGATGACATTCCCGAGCCGCCGGTCACGCCGGTGTCGGTGGCGGGCGACTTGTGGCAGCTCGGGTCGCACCGACTGATCTGCGGGGACAGCACCTCCGCCGAGGTGGTCGGGCGGCTGCTTGGCGACGTGAAGCCACTGCTAATGGTGACCGACCCACCGTATGGGGTCGAATACGATCCGTCCTGGCGCAATCAGGCGGGCGCAGCCAAGACCAAACGCACCGGAAAGGTGTTGAACGACGACCGTGCCGATTGGCGCGAAGCATGGTCGCTGTTCCCCGGCGATGTTGCCTACGTCTGGCACGGCGCGCTGCATGCGGCGACGGTGGCTGAGAGTCTGGTTGCAGCAGGATTTGCCGTGCGGTCGCAGATCATCTGGGCCAAGGACCGCCTCGTTCTCAGCCGGGGCGATTACCATTGGCAGCACGAACCTTGCTGGTACGCTGTCAAGAAGACCGGCAAGGGCCACTGGGCAGGGGATCGGAAGCAGACCACGCTGTGGCACATTTCTGGCAAGGACCAGGATGCCACCACCGTCCATGGCACGCAAAAGCCGGTCGAGTGCATGCGCCGCCCGATCCTGAACAACTCCAGCCCCGGCCAAGCGGTGTTCGAACCGTTCATGGGGTCTGGCACCACGTTGATCGCGGCTGAAACCACGGGGCGGGTGTGTTTCGGGATCGAACTGAACCCTGCCTATGTTGATGTCGCAATCGAGCGCTGGCAGCAATTTACCGGCGCCAATGCCGTGCTGGCTGATACCGGCGAGACCTTTGCCGACCTGAAGGCGAAAAGGCTGGCGGCATGA
- a CDS encoding ParB N-terminal domain-containing protein, which translates to MEPSLKYIDVKDLLFDPENPRLPGKLAHAEESEIIEFFIRQCNLPELMMSIAEKGFFSGEPILVVKQLDGKFLTVEGNRRLAAVKLISSADPAPVQQKLIEQIRDSANHRPTTIPCLIFSARSEILLYLGYRHITGIKEWDSLAKARYLKQLRETFDADDHVGAHRALAKQIGSKSATVAKMLTGLKVLEYADSEGILAELKLEPDDIPFSLLTTGIGWESLANFIGLEGPGDVTLAEISKDRTSEFFAWIFYKVDGRKTKLGESRNFEKLARIVKSSEALESLRSGDFIVSADLLTEGPLQAIRSNIQIAINAIEHAQSSLRLVESLNEIDQASGDRLKRMANILASSITAVVAAGNPDDQ; encoded by the coding sequence ATGGAGCCATCGCTCAAGTATATTGATGTGAAGGATCTTCTTTTTGATCCTGAGAACCCACGGCTCCCCGGTAAACTTGCACATGCAGAAGAATCCGAAATCATTGAGTTCTTCATTCGGCAATGCAATTTGCCAGAGCTAATGATGTCGATAGCAGAGAAGGGGTTCTTTTCTGGCGAGCCAATTCTTGTTGTCAAGCAGTTGGATGGTAAGTTTCTTACGGTCGAAGGGAACCGTCGTCTGGCGGCGGTGAAGTTGATTTCTTCGGCTGATCCTGCACCCGTGCAGCAGAAACTGATCGAGCAAATTCGGGACAGCGCAAATCATCGGCCCACGACAATCCCTTGCTTAATTTTTTCTGCAAGAAGTGAAATTCTTCTCTACCTTGGCTATCGCCACATTACTGGCATCAAAGAGTGGGACTCTCTTGCCAAGGCAAGATATCTGAAGCAGCTGAGAGAAACTTTCGATGCTGATGATCACGTTGGCGCGCACCGAGCGCTGGCCAAGCAAATAGGAAGTAAGAGCGCGACAGTCGCGAAGATGCTTACCGGGTTAAAAGTCTTGGAGTATGCCGACTCAGAAGGTATCTTGGCGGAGTTAAAGCTCGAGCCAGATGATATCCCATTTTCGCTTTTGACCACTGGGATTGGATGGGAGAGTTTGGCTAACTTCATTGGCCTCGAAGGTCCTGGCGATGTGACATTAGCCGAGATCAGCAAAGATAGAACTTCAGAATTCTTCGCTTGGATTTTTTATAAAGTCGACGGACGCAAGACTAAACTAGGTGAATCTCGGAACTTTGAGAAGTTGGCACGAATCGTTAAAAGTTCGGAAGCACTAGAATCGCTTCGTTCGGGTGACTTTATCGTTTCAGCAGATTTGCTTACCGAGGGACCTCTTCAGGCAATTAGGTCTAATATTCAGATAGCAATAAATGCTATTGAGCACGCCCAGAGTTCCTTGAGGCTTGTCGAAAGTCTAAATGAAATTGATCAGGCTAGTGGAGATCGTCTAAAGAGGATGGCTAATATTTTAGCTTCCTCCATCACCGCAGTAGTTGCCGCTGGAAATCCAGATGATCAGTGA
- a CDS encoding site-specific DNA-methyltransferase codes for MNAPLLPGRIELWPLARLKPYARNAKTHDANQVAKIAASMAEFGWTVPVLVAADGELIAGHGRILAAAHLGLSDAPVIVLGHLTEAQRRAYRIADNKLTELGGWDEALLLQELQALLAEDFDLGLIGIPEDELDALLADADDRPAISDDAADAIPAPPADPITKPGDIWALGKHRLCCGDATDPAVVARLMQGEQATLMFTSPPYAQQRDYGAAKEKVSDWDALMQGVFAAAPVTAEAQLLVNLGLVHRDSEWQPYWEGWVEWMRTSGWRRFGWYVWDQGPGLPGDWNGRLAPSHEFIFHFNRAPRKPHKTVPSKHAGETLGGGGLRGADGTVHAKTGTGNAIQSHRIPDSVFRIMRHKGGLGAAGSHPAVFPVALVEAVLTAFADPGDLIYEPFCGSGTQIVAAERAGRRCFAIELDPVYCDVAVRRWEMATGKKAVSSSG; via the coding sequence ATGAATGCGCCCCTCCTGCCGGGCAGGATCGAACTCTGGCCCCTCGCCCGGCTGAAGCCCTACGCCAGAAACGCCAAGACCCACGATGCCAACCAGGTGGCGAAGATTGCCGCCAGCATGGCCGAGTTCGGCTGGACCGTGCCGGTGCTGGTCGCGGCCGACGGCGAGTTGATCGCTGGCCATGGTCGCATCCTAGCCGCCGCGCACCTCGGGCTGTCCGATGCCCCGGTGATCGTGCTGGGCCATTTGACCGAAGCCCAGCGTCGGGCCTATCGGATCGCCGACAACAAACTGACCGAATTGGGCGGCTGGGATGAGGCGCTGCTGTTGCAGGAATTGCAGGCACTGTTGGCCGAGGATTTCGACCTCGGGCTGATCGGGATCCCCGAGGATGAACTGGACGCACTGCTGGCAGACGCTGACGACCGCCCTGCGATTTCTGATGATGCGGCCGATGCGATCCCGGCCCCGCCCGCTGATCCGATCACGAAGCCGGGCGACATCTGGGCGCTGGGCAAGCACCGGCTATGCTGCGGCGATGCCACCGATCCGGCCGTCGTCGCCAGGCTGATGCAGGGCGAACAGGCCACCCTGATGTTCACCTCGCCGCCCTATGCGCAGCAGCGGGACTACGGCGCGGCCAAGGAAAAGGTCAGCGATTGGGATGCGCTGATGCAGGGCGTGTTCGCCGCAGCGCCGGTCACCGCCGAGGCGCAGCTGCTGGTCAACCTCGGCCTCGTGCACCGCGACAGCGAATGGCAGCCCTATTGGGAAGGATGGGTGGAATGGATGCGCACATCTGGTTGGCGGCGGTTTGGCTGGTATGTGTGGGATCAGGGCCCCGGTTTGCCGGGCGACTGGAACGGCCGCCTGGCCCCGTCGCACGAGTTCATTTTCCACTTCAACCGCGCGCCCCGCAAACCCCACAAGACGGTCCCGTCCAAGCACGCGGGGGAAACCCTCGGCGGCGGTGGTCTGCGCGGGGCCGACGGCACCGTCCACGCCAAGACCGGCACCGGCAACGCGATCCAGAGTCATCGCATCCCTGACAGTGTTTTTCGGATCATGCGCCACAAGGGCGGGCTGGGGGCTGCCGGATCGCACCCAGCGGTTTTCCCGGTGGCGCTGGTCGAGGCGGTGCTGACGGCGTTCGCGGATCCCGGCGACCTGATCTACGAGCCGTTCTGCGGCTCCGGCACCCAGATCGTTGCCGCCGAACGCGCTGGGCGGCGGTGCTTCGCAATTGAACTGGACCCGGTCTATTGCGACGTCGCCGTGCGGCGGTGGGAAATGGCGACGGGGAAAAAGGCGGTGTCCAGTTCAGGCTGA
- a CDS encoding DUF3489 domain-containing protein — protein sequence MTKLTDTQAIILSAGAQRPENIALPLPKGLAGASAKMAVSKMIDHGWLQEVDANLRRNEPLWRETGDGHGTTLVVTDAGLLAIGIEPVVVKTVVAIREHAAKTPAAQRRTPRSGTKQAMLIAMLQAPEGATMEEIIAATHWQTHTARGVMSGALGKKLGLAVSSVKDAERGRVYRIGPPN from the coding sequence ATGACCAAGCTGACCGATACCCAGGCCATCATCCTCAGCGCCGGGGCCCAGCGCCCGGAAAATATCGCCTTGCCGCTACCCAAGGGGCTGGCCGGTGCATCGGCCAAGATGGCTGTGTCGAAGATGATCGATCATGGCTGGCTGCAGGAGGTCGACGCCAACCTGCGGCGGAATGAACCGCTTTGGCGCGAGACCGGCGATGGCCATGGCACCACGCTGGTGGTGACAGACGCTGGTCTGCTGGCCATCGGGATTGAGCCGGTGGTGGTGAAGACAGTGGTCGCGATCCGCGAACATGCCGCCAAGACACCAGCTGCCCAGCGGAGGACACCGAGATCAGGTACCAAACAGGCAATGCTGATCGCGATGCTTCAGGCGCCGGAGGGGGCAACGATGGAGGAGATCATTGCCGCGACACATTGGCAGACCCACACAGCGAGGGGTGTTATGTCTGGTGCTTTGGGCAAAAAGCTGGGGCTGGCTGTATCGTCGGTAAAAGACGCTGAACGTGGACGTGTATATCGAATCGGTCCACCTAATTGA